From the Lampris incognitus isolate fLamInc1 chromosome 6, fLamInc1.hap2, whole genome shotgun sequence genome, one window contains:
- the eps8l2 gene encoding epidermal growth factor receptor kinase substrate 8-like protein 2 isoform X2: MSILGPQSSQANGVARSDSKISAKALYEQRKKYSNSNMIMHETSQYHVEHLSTFMMDKSESIARVDDAIKKLVLLDSKDKIWTQEMLLQVTDKAVKLLECDTEEELENFPLPTIQHCQAVLNQTRYPSVLLLVCQDTEQHKPDIHFFHCDEVEAEMVYADINSALGDNKHGKKMRPQTLKVNQEKMKRHRESIIPPSTPKGPAPIAKGRVAAMSAPERRGSGQNDAESHEKLAQRIEKDVQILNCALDDIEIFVARLQKAAEAFAQLNQRNKSKKNKKKGPAEGMLTLRAKPPSEAEFIDSLQKLKLAFNLLAKLKKHIQNPSASELVHFLFGPLELVLQSCGSPELPRSVISPHLSKDAVEFLRGNLSPKEMTIFELLGDGWTKPRAEWPRDQCASPYYPKFRNGWEPPAELFRMSPWETEGLSGPPMSPMSPITPDYRSHTADDFFGTHSSTSSNGSYNGMPSSRKYAKIRYHFVARNANELSVLQDEVLEVIEDDKQWWKLRNRSGQAGYVPYNILDVVKLEEPQSMPEVFYSQPFRGTSPSSVSPGDNFNMGRHKDKALSHQMGEINDELLKRITTNKSQPPTRNFRVERASGSHIPLKFDSSPEEVSTWLNGKGFSKATVDCLGILTGAQLFSLNKEELKAVCGDEGSRVYSQITVQKVQLEKSTGDTELQEIMRRRQEKLGSTSKD; the protein is encoded by the exons AGCAGAGGAAGAAGTACTCCAACTCCAATATGATCATGCACGAGACATCACAGTACCATGTCGAG CATCTCTCCACCTTCATGATGGACAAGTCAGAGTCTATCGCCAGAGTGGACGATGCTATCAAGAAGCTGGTCCTCCTGGATTCCAAAGACAAGATCTGGACACAAGAGATGCTCTTACAGGTCACTGACAAGGCTGTCAAACTGCTGGAGTGTGACACAGAG GAAGAGCTGGAGAACTTTCCCCTACCCACCATCCAGCACTGTCAAGCAGTGCTGAACCAGACACGGTATCCCTCAGTGCTGCTGCTGGTGTGCCAGGACACTGAGCAGCACAAGCCGGACATCCACTTCTTCCACTGTGATGAGGTAGAG GCTGAGATGGTTTATGCAGACATTAACAGCGCCCTCGGAGACAACAAGCATGGAAAGAAAATGAGGCCACAGACCCTGAA GGTAAACCAGGAAAAAATGAAGCGTCACAGAGAGTCCATTATCCCTCCCTCAACCCCAAAGGGCCCTGCCCCTATAGCGAAGGGAAGAGTGGCTGCCATGAGCGCGCCAG AGAGACGAGGCTCGGGGCAGAATGACGCCGAATCCCATGAAAAGCTGGCCCAGCGCATAGAGAAGGATGTG CAAATCCTAAATTGTGCCCTAGACGACATCGAGATTTTTGTGGCACGGCTGCAGAAGGCAGCAGAGGCCTTTGCCCAGCTCAACCAACGCAACAAGAGtaagaagaataagaagaaaGGACCAGCAG AGGGCATGCTGACCCTGCGAGCAAAGCCCCCCTCTGAAGCAGAGTTCATCGATAGCCTGCAGAAATTGAAGCTGGCCTTCAATCTCTTG GCCAAACTGAAGAAGCACATCCAGAACCCGAGTGCATCTGAACTGGTTCATTTTCTCTTCGGGCCTTTGGAGCTG GTGCTGCAGAGCTGTGGGAGTCCTGAATTGCCCCGCTCAGTCATCTCACCCCATCTGTCCAAGGATGCTGTAGAATTCCTGAGAGGAAACCTCTCTCCCAAAGAGATGACCATCTTTGAGTTACTTGGGGATGGATGGACAAAACCCAG AGCGGAGTGGCCCAGGGACCAGTGTGCCTCTCCTTACTACCCCAAATTTCGTAATGGTTGGGAGCCTCCAGCGGAGCTCTTCAGAATGTCACCATGGGAGACAGAGGGACTGTCAGGGCCCCCCATGTCCCCCATGTCCCCCATCACCCCAGACTACAGAAGCCACACAGCTGATGAT TTCTTTGGCACTCATTCCTCAACCTCATCAAATGG GTCTTACAATGGGATGCCGTCCTCCCGCAAGTATGCCAAGATTCGCTACCACTTTGTGGCCCGCAATGCCAACGAGCTGTCAGTGCTGCAGGATGAAGTTCTAGAG GTGATTGAGGATGACAAACAGTGGTGGAAGCTACGGAATCGCAGTGGTCAGGCAGGCTACGTTCCATACAACATCTTGGATGTTGTGAAGCTAGAAGAGCCACAAAGCATGCCAGAGGTCTTCTACAGCCAG CCCTTCAGAGGGACGTCACCAAGTTCAGTGAGCCCCGGAGACAATTTTAACATGGGTAGACACAAGGATAAag CTCTGTCCCACCAGATGGGTGAGATTAATGACGAATTATTGAAGAGAATCACTACTAACAAGAGCCAGCCTCCCACAAGGAACTTCCGGGTGGAGCGTGCTTCAGGCAGCCACATACCACTTAAGTTTGACTCCAGCCCAGAAGAAGTCTCCACCTGGCTCAATGGGAAAGGATTCTCAAAAGC taCGGTGGATTGCCTGGGCATCCTGACTGGAGCCCAGCTGTTTTCCCTTAACAAGGAGGAACTGAAGGCTGTGTGCGGAGATGAGGGCTCTCGTGTCTACAGTCAGATCACTGTGCAGAAAGTGCAGCTCGAG AAGAGCACCGGGGATACAGAGCTCCAGGAGATCATGAGGCGGAGACAAGAGAAGCTCGGCTCTACCAGTAAGGACTGA
- the eps8l2 gene encoding epidermal growth factor receptor kinase substrate 8-like protein 2 isoform X1: MKSRQHNPAPSVFHCSGVARSDSKISAKALYEQRKKYSNSNMIMHETSQYHVEHLSTFMMDKSESIARVDDAIKKLVLLDSKDKIWTQEMLLQVTDKAVKLLECDTEEELENFPLPTIQHCQAVLNQTRYPSVLLLVCQDTEQHKPDIHFFHCDEVEAEMVYADINSALGDNKHGKKMRPQTLKVNQEKMKRHRESIIPPSTPKGPAPIAKGRVAAMSAPERRGSGQNDAESHEKLAQRIEKDVQILNCALDDIEIFVARLQKAAEAFAQLNQRNKSKKNKKKGPAEGMLTLRAKPPSEAEFIDSLQKLKLAFNLLAKLKKHIQNPSASELVHFLFGPLELVLQSCGSPELPRSVISPHLSKDAVEFLRGNLSPKEMTIFELLGDGWTKPRAEWPRDQCASPYYPKFRNGWEPPAELFRMSPWETEGLSGPPMSPMSPITPDYRSHTADDFFGTHSSTSSNGSYNGMPSSRKYAKIRYHFVARNANELSVLQDEVLEVIEDDKQWWKLRNRSGQAGYVPYNILDVVKLEEPQSMPEVFYSQPFRGTSPSSVSPGDNFNMGRHKDKALSHQMGEINDELLKRITTNKSQPPTRNFRVERASGSHIPLKFDSSPEEVSTWLNGKGFSKATVDCLGILTGAQLFSLNKEELKAVCGDEGSRVYSQITVQKVQLEKSTGDTELQEIMRRRQEKLGSTSKD; this comes from the exons AGCAGAGGAAGAAGTACTCCAACTCCAATATGATCATGCACGAGACATCACAGTACCATGTCGAG CATCTCTCCACCTTCATGATGGACAAGTCAGAGTCTATCGCCAGAGTGGACGATGCTATCAAGAAGCTGGTCCTCCTGGATTCCAAAGACAAGATCTGGACACAAGAGATGCTCTTACAGGTCACTGACAAGGCTGTCAAACTGCTGGAGTGTGACACAGAG GAAGAGCTGGAGAACTTTCCCCTACCCACCATCCAGCACTGTCAAGCAGTGCTGAACCAGACACGGTATCCCTCAGTGCTGCTGCTGGTGTGCCAGGACACTGAGCAGCACAAGCCGGACATCCACTTCTTCCACTGTGATGAGGTAGAG GCTGAGATGGTTTATGCAGACATTAACAGCGCCCTCGGAGACAACAAGCATGGAAAGAAAATGAGGCCACAGACCCTGAA GGTAAACCAGGAAAAAATGAAGCGTCACAGAGAGTCCATTATCCCTCCCTCAACCCCAAAGGGCCCTGCCCCTATAGCGAAGGGAAGAGTGGCTGCCATGAGCGCGCCAG AGAGACGAGGCTCGGGGCAGAATGACGCCGAATCCCATGAAAAGCTGGCCCAGCGCATAGAGAAGGATGTG CAAATCCTAAATTGTGCCCTAGACGACATCGAGATTTTTGTGGCACGGCTGCAGAAGGCAGCAGAGGCCTTTGCCCAGCTCAACCAACGCAACAAGAGtaagaagaataagaagaaaGGACCAGCAG AGGGCATGCTGACCCTGCGAGCAAAGCCCCCCTCTGAAGCAGAGTTCATCGATAGCCTGCAGAAATTGAAGCTGGCCTTCAATCTCTTG GCCAAACTGAAGAAGCACATCCAGAACCCGAGTGCATCTGAACTGGTTCATTTTCTCTTCGGGCCTTTGGAGCTG GTGCTGCAGAGCTGTGGGAGTCCTGAATTGCCCCGCTCAGTCATCTCACCCCATCTGTCCAAGGATGCTGTAGAATTCCTGAGAGGAAACCTCTCTCCCAAAGAGATGACCATCTTTGAGTTACTTGGGGATGGATGGACAAAACCCAG AGCGGAGTGGCCCAGGGACCAGTGTGCCTCTCCTTACTACCCCAAATTTCGTAATGGTTGGGAGCCTCCAGCGGAGCTCTTCAGAATGTCACCATGGGAGACAGAGGGACTGTCAGGGCCCCCCATGTCCCCCATGTCCCCCATCACCCCAGACTACAGAAGCCACACAGCTGATGAT TTCTTTGGCACTCATTCCTCAACCTCATCAAATGG GTCTTACAATGGGATGCCGTCCTCCCGCAAGTATGCCAAGATTCGCTACCACTTTGTGGCCCGCAATGCCAACGAGCTGTCAGTGCTGCAGGATGAAGTTCTAGAG GTGATTGAGGATGACAAACAGTGGTGGAAGCTACGGAATCGCAGTGGTCAGGCAGGCTACGTTCCATACAACATCTTGGATGTTGTGAAGCTAGAAGAGCCACAAAGCATGCCAGAGGTCTTCTACAGCCAG CCCTTCAGAGGGACGTCACCAAGTTCAGTGAGCCCCGGAGACAATTTTAACATGGGTAGACACAAGGATAAag CTCTGTCCCACCAGATGGGTGAGATTAATGACGAATTATTGAAGAGAATCACTACTAACAAGAGCCAGCCTCCCACAAGGAACTTCCGGGTGGAGCGTGCTTCAGGCAGCCACATACCACTTAAGTTTGACTCCAGCCCAGAAGAAGTCTCCACCTGGCTCAATGGGAAAGGATTCTCAAAAGC taCGGTGGATTGCCTGGGCATCCTGACTGGAGCCCAGCTGTTTTCCCTTAACAAGGAGGAACTGAAGGCTGTGTGCGGAGATGAGGGCTCTCGTGTCTACAGTCAGATCACTGTGCAGAAAGTGCAGCTCGAG AAGAGCACCGGGGATACAGAGCTCCAGGAGATCATGAGGCGGAGACAAGAGAAGCTCGGCTCTACCAGTAAGGACTGA